A window of Hymenobacter siberiensis genomic DNA:
GGCAACATGGCTACTGAGAATTTATTGGCTTTTCTAGCCGAAAAGGAAGTAGATTCGGGACTGAACCCGGTGGCGTTCGGACAGGCCCGGGTGGCGGCGGGCCAGATTTTTGGGTTTCACTAATACTTTGTGCTGATGCCGACTACCGTCGATATTTTCATCCCCTGCTTCGTCGACCAGCTTTACCCGGCCACGGCCATGCACATGGTGCGCGTGCTGGAGCGGGTGGGCGTAAAAGCCAACTACAACCCCAACCAAACCTGCTGCGGCCAGCCGGCCTACAACGCCGGCTACGTAGACCAGAGCCGGGCAGTGGCCGATAAGTTCCTGACCGATTTTGCCGCGCCGGCTACCGATACCCAGCGCTACATCGTGAGCCCGTCGGCCTCGTGCGTGGGCATGGTGCGCAACAGCTATACCGATTTGTATACGGACCAACCCGGGCGCGCCGCCTGCCAGACCGTGCAGGGCCGCGTGCACGAGCTAACCGAATTCCTGGTGGATGTGCTGGGAATCACGGCCATACCCGGGGCGCGCCTGGATGGCAAGTACACCTACCACGACTCCTGCTCAGGCCTGCGCGAGTGCCACATCCGGGCGCAGCCGCGCCAGCTGCTGGATGCCGTGGCCGGCCTGGAGCGCATTGAAATGGCCGAAACCACCACCTGCTGCGGCTTCGGTGGCACGTTTGCGGTAAAGTTTGAAGCCATTTCCGTGGCCATGGCCCAGCAGAAAGTAGAGTACGCCCTCGACACCGGGGCCGATTTCATCGTGAGCACCGACGTGAGCTGCCTCATGCACCTCGAATCCTATATTAAAAAGGAGAAGCTGCCGTTGAAGTGCCTACACGTGGCCGACGTACTGGCCAGCGGCTGGTAGCAGTGAGCAGTGAGCAGTGAGCAGTGAGCAGTGAGCAGTGAGCAGTGAGCAAAAGAACGTCATGCTGAGCGCAGCCGAAGCATCTCTAACGCAGTAGTAATTAGTTGCTATTGCAGTAGAGATGCTTCGGCTGCGCTCAGCATGACGTTCTGTGCCATCGTTTTTTCAAACCTAAAATACCATCCCCTTCTTTTTCGTGCAGCATTATTTATCCGGCCGGCTTTCGCAGTATCTGCTGCTGCTGGCTTGTCTGGCGGGCATTGCGGGCCTGCTGGCTTCGCGGGCGCTCATTGCCATTGCGCCCATCGTGGGCGTGGTGGCAGCCCTGACCAACCCGCAGCTGCGGCACGCCATTCTGGGGTATTTCCGTAATGGGGCAGCGATGCGGGCGGCAGCCGTGGTAGTTTTTCTGCTGGTTAGTGGCTTATATACCACTGATTTGCTGGTGTGGCGGCACGAATTATTCCGCGACCTGACCTGGCTGGCGGTGCCGCTGGCCTTCACGCTGGCCGTGCCCCTCACGCGGGGGCAGCGCCTGGCGGTGGGCAGCGGGTTTGTGCTGAGCGTGGCCGCCGTGGGACTAATTACCCTGGCACAATACTGGCAAGACCCCACGGCGGCCAACGAGGATATCCTTTTGGGTCGGAACATGCCGGTAGCCACCCACATTTTTCATATCACCTTCGGGGTGATGCTGGCCCTGGGGGCCTTCTGGGGCATGATGCTGCGGCGGCACGAGCTGGCGCGCCCGTGGCTGCGGGCGGCCCTGCTGGGGGCGGCAGCCGTGGCGGCGCTCACGCTGCACGTACTGGCATACCGCACCGGGCTGCTGGTGTTTTACGCGGCCCTGCTGGCGGTGGTGGTGCGCCTGCTCATGCGCCGTAATCTGGTGCTGGGCCTGGCGCTGCTCGTGCTGTTGATGGTGGGCCCATGGGCGGCCTATCGGGGGCTCGAATCGGTGCGCAAACGGGTAGATTCGTCCTTATGGGACGTGAGGCAGTTCACGAATGAGCATGACATCAACGAAACTTCCCTGTCACGGCGTTTGGTCGCCATCGAAACCGCCCGGCAGGTCATTGCCCAGCATTGGCTGGTGGGCGTAGCCCCGGCCGATGCCCGGGCGGCCATGATGCACCAGTACGACTGGCAGGGATTTGGCCTGCGAACCGAAAACCGCATTGAGGTGCACAACCAGTTCCTGCAGGCCATGGTGGGCGGCGGTGTGCTGGGCCTGACCCTGCTGCTGGCGCTAATGTTCTGGCCACTTACCCGGCCCTGGGCGCGGCGGCAGCCAGCCATCGGACTTTTCCTGCTGGTACAGGCCGCCAGCATGCTGGTCGATGCGCCGCTGGACCTGCAGCTGGGTCTGAACCTCTTCGTGTTCGGCTACGGCTTCCTGATAGTGGCCGGCGAGCGCCAGGCCACCCAGGAGCTGGCAGCCTAGCGCATTCGGCTTTGCCGGAGCGCTCTACAGCGCCTTCCGAATCCGGTCTTTCAGGCCCTCGGTAGCTTCGAGCAGCGGCAGGCGTACGGCCGCGCCGCACACGCCCAGGACTTCGAGCACGGCTTTCACGCCCACGGGGTTG
This region includes:
- a CDS encoding (Fe-S)-binding protein, translating into MPTTVDIFIPCFVDQLYPATAMHMVRVLERVGVKANYNPNQTCCGQPAYNAGYVDQSRAVADKFLTDFAAPATDTQRYIVSPSASCVGMVRNSYTDLYTDQPGRAACQTVQGRVHELTEFLVDVLGITAIPGARLDGKYTYHDSCSGLRECHIRAQPRQLLDAVAGLERIEMAETTTCCGFGGTFAVKFEAISVAMAQQKVEYALDTGADFIVSTDVSCLMHLESYIKKEKLPLKCLHVADVLASGW
- a CDS encoding O-antigen ligase family protein translates to MQHYLSGRLSQYLLLLACLAGIAGLLASRALIAIAPIVGVVAALTNPQLRHAILGYFRNGAAMRAAAVVVFLLVSGLYTTDLLVWRHELFRDLTWLAVPLAFTLAVPLTRGQRLAVGSGFVLSVAAVGLITLAQYWQDPTAANEDILLGRNMPVATHIFHITFGVMLALGAFWGMMLRRHELARPWLRAALLGAAAVAALTLHVLAYRTGLLVFYAALLAVVVRLLMRRNLVLGLALLVLLMVGPWAAYRGLESVRKRVDSSLWDVRQFTNEHDINETSLSRRLVAIETARQVIAQHWLVGVAPADARAAMMHQYDWQGFGLRTENRIEVHNQFLQAMVGGGVLGLTLLLALMFWPLTRPWARRQPAIGLFLLVQAASMLVDAPLDLQLGLNLFVFGYGFLIVAGERQATQELAA